From a region of the Mercurialis annua linkage group LG1-X, ddMerAnnu1.2, whole genome shotgun sequence genome:
- the LOC126659928 gene encoding V-type proton ATPase subunit a1: protein MGFMEKFDKFFDTIPAMDLMRSEKMSFVQLIIPAESAHRAISYLGELGLLQFRDLNADKSPFQRTFVNQVKRCGEMSRKLLFFKDQITKAGLSSSTLPAVEPDLELEELEIRLAEHEHELLEMNSNSEKLQRSYNELLEFKMVLQKAVGFLVSSNSHAVGEDRELNENVYSNNGYSDTASLLEQELSSAPSNQSGLRFISGIIPRHKALSFERMLFRATRGNMLFNHASIDEEIMDPVSAEMVEKTVFVIFFSGEQTRVKIFKICEAFGANCYPVPEDITKQRQITREVLSHLSELEATLDAGNRHRNKALTSIGFYLTKWMKLVRSEKAVYDTLNMLNFDVTKKYLVGEGWCPIFAKTQIQDALRRATFDSSSQVGIIFHVMEALESPPTCFRTNRFTNAFQEIVDAYGVARYQEANPAVYAVITFPFLFAVMFGDWGHGICLLIGALVLIARESKLSSQKLGSFMEMFFGGRYVLLLMALFSIYCGLIYNEFFSVPFHIFGGSAYKCRDTTCSDAHTVGLIKYQDAYPFGVDPSWRGSRSELPFLNSLKMKMSILFGVVQMNLGILLSYFNARFFRSSIDIRYQFVPQIIFLNSLFGYLSLLIIIKWCSGSQADLYHVMIYMFLSPTDELGENQLFWGQRPLQIMLLLLAIVAVPWMLFPKPFILKKLNTERFQGRTYGLLGTSEMDLDMEPGSARPQHDDFNFSEVFVHQMIHSIEFVLGAVSNTASYLRLWALSLAHSELSTVFYEKVLLLAWGYDILAVRLVGLVVFAFATAFILLMMETLSAFLHALRLHWVEFQNKFYHGDGYKFKPFSFSLINDDDN, encoded by the exons ATGGGTTTCATGGAGAAATTTGACAAGTTTTTCGATACTATTCCGGCGATGGATCTGATGCGTTCCGAAAAAATGAGTTTCGTGCAACTCATCATTCCCGCCGAGTCCGCTCACCGAGCCATCTCTTATCTCGGTGAACTCGGCCTTCTCCAATTTCGCGAT TTAAATGCTGATAAAAGTCCTTTTCAACGGACGTTTGTTAATCAG GTAAAACGATGCGGAGAGATGTCAAGGAAGCTTCTGTTTTTCAAAGATCAAATCACTAAAGCTGGTTTATCATCTTCGACACTTCCTGCTGTGGAACCAGATCTTGAACTGGAGGAATTAGAG ATTCGACTTGCTGAACATGAACATGAGCTACTTGAGATGAACTCTAACTCTGAGAAACTTCAACGATCATACAATGAGCTTTTAGAGTTTAAAATGGTATTGCAAAAG GCAGTTGGCTTTCTTGTGTCAAGCAATAGTCATGCAGTTGGAGAGGACAGAGAACTAAATGAAAATGTGTATTCAAACAATGGTTACAGTGACACAGCTTCATTACTTGAACAG GAACTGAGTTCCGCGCCATCAAACCAATCTGGTTTGAGATTTATCAGTGGTATTATACCTAGACACAAAGCTCTGAGTTTTGAGAGAATGCTATTTCGTGCTACAAGGGGAAATATGCTTTTCAATCATGCATCTATCGATGAAGAGATTATGGATCCTGTGTCCGCCGAaatg GTTGAAAAGACTGTGTTTGTCATTTTCTTTTCAGGGGAGCAGACAAgagtgaaaatatttaaaatatgtgaAGCGTTTGGGGCTAATTGCTATCCTGTCCCTGAAGATATAACTAAACAGAGACAAATAACCAGAGAA GTTTTGTCACATCTTTCTGAATTGGAGGCCACTTTGGATGCTGGAAATCGCCATCGAAACAAAGCCCTTACTTCTATTGGGTTCTATCTAACAAAATGGATGAAATTG GTTCGTAGTGAGAAAGCTGTATATGATACATTGAACATGCTTAATTTTGATGTCACCAAAAAATATCTTGTTGGAGAGGGCTGGTGCCCCATCTTTGCAAAAACTCAG ATTCAGGATGCACTACGTCGTGCAACATTTGATAGCAGTTCACAAGTGGGCATAATATTTCATGTGATGGAAGCTCTGGAGTCACCTCCTACATGCTTTAGAACAAACCGTTTTACGAATGCATTTCAGGAAATTGTCGATGCATATGG TGTTGCTAGATATCAAGAAGCAAATCCTGCTGTCTATGCTGTTATTACCTTTCCATTTCTTTTTGCGGTAATGTTTGGGGATTGGGGTCATGGAATATGCTTGCTGATTGGAGCTTTAGTCCTTATCGCTCGTGAAAGTAAGCTCAGTTCTCAG AAACTTGGAAGCTTCATGGAGATGTTTTTTGGCGGCCGCTATGTACTCCTTTTAATGGCATTGTTTTCAATTTACTGTGGGCTGATTTACAATGAGTTCTTTTCTGTTCCTTTTCACATATTTGGTGGGTCTGCTTACAAATGCCGAGACACCACGTGCAG CGATGCACATACTGTTGGTTTAATCAAATACCAAGATGCATACCCTTTTGGTGTGGATCCCAGTTGGCGTGGAAGTCGTTCAGAACTGCCCTTTCTGAACTCTCTCAAGATGAAGATGTCAATATTATTTGGTGTTGTGCAGATGAATTTAGGAATTCTTTTAAGTTACTTTAATGCACGTTTTTTCCGAAGCTCAATAGATATAAG GTATCAATTTGTGCCACAAATAATCTTCCTCAACTCCCTTTTTGGGTACCTTTCGCTACTCATTATCATCAAATGGTGCTCTGGCTCACAGGCGGACCTTTACCATGTGatgatttatatgtttttgagtCCTACTGATGAGCTTGGTGAAAACCAGTTGTTTTGGGGACAGAGACCATTGCAG ATCATGTTGTTACTGTTGGCTATAGTTGCAGTTCCGTGGATGCTGTTTCCTAAACCTTTTATTTTGAAGAAGCTTAATACtgag AGATTTCAAGGTCGAACCTATGGGCTTCTTGGCACCTCTGAGATGGATCTTGATATGGAGCCTGGTTCTGCTCGACCGCAGCATGATGATTTTAATTTCAGTGAGGTGTTTGTACACCAAATGATACACTCCATTGAATTTGTGCTTGGTGCAGTTTCAAATACAGCATCATACCTTCGACTCTGGGCTTTGAG CTTGGCACACTCGGAACTGTCAACTGTTTTCTATGAGAAAGTCCTTCTCCTTGCTTGGGG